In a genomic window of uncultured Flavobacterium sp.:
- a CDS encoding 2,3,4,5-tetrahydropyridine-2,6-dicarboxylate N-succinyltransferase, with translation MNSLQTIIEQAWENRALLQETTTTDAIREVIELVDAGKLRCAEPVGDKWQVNEWVKKAVVMYFPIQKMETWESGIFEYHDKMLLKRGYAEKGIRVVPNAVARYGAYISSGVILMPSYVNIGAYVDEGTMVDTWATVGSCAQIGKNVHLSGGVGIGGVLEPLQAAPVIIEDGAFIGSRCIVVEGVHVGKEAVLGANVCLTASTKIIDVTGDEPVEMKGFVPARSVVIPGSYTKKFAAGEFQVPCALIIGTRKPSTDLKTSLNNALREYDVAV, from the coding sequence ATGAATTCTTTACAAACTATAATTGAACAAGCTTGGGAAAACAGAGCTTTATTACAAGAAACTACTACAACTGATGCTATTAGAGAAGTTATCGAATTGGTTGATGCTGGAAAATTACGTTGTGCTGAACCAGTTGGAGACAAATGGCAAGTAAACGAATGGGTTAAGAAAGCAGTTGTAATGTATTTCCCAATTCAAAAAATGGAAACATGGGAATCTGGTATTTTCGAATATCACGATAAAATGTTGCTAAAAAGAGGTTATGCTGAAAAAGGAATTCGTGTAGTACCAAATGCTGTTGCACGTTACGGAGCTTATATTTCAAGCGGTGTTATTTTGATGCCAAGTTACGTAAATATTGGTGCTTATGTAGACGAAGGAACAATGGTTGACACTTGGGCTACTGTTGGTAGTTGTGCTCAAATTGGTAAAAACGTTCACTTAAGTGGTGGTGTTGGTATTGGTGGAGTTTTAGAACCATTGCAAGCTGCTCCGGTAATTATCGAAGACGGTGCTTTTATTGGTTCTCGATGTATAGTCGTAGAAGGTGTGCATGTTGGTAAAGAAGCTGTTCTTGGTGCAAACGTTTGTTTGACTGCTTCAACAAAAATTATTGATGTAACTGGTGATGAGCCTGTTGAAATGAAAGGTTTTGTTCCTGCTCGTTCAGTTGTGATTCCTGGAAGTTATACTAAAAAATTCGCTGCTGGTGAATTTCAGGTTCCATGTGCCTTAATTATTGGTACACGCAAACCATCTACAGATTTAAAAACTTCATTAAACAATGCACTTCGCGAATATGATGTTGCTGTTTAA
- a CDS encoding PAS domain-containing protein codes for MNQENQLRNQVTVIDKEVSWDKTQVIMSKTNAFGIIEYANETFVDVSGYEDYELMGQPHNIIRHPDMPKVIFKVLWENLKAGKNFHAIVKNLAKSGRYYWVITDFEIAKDENGVIVNYFGRRQSVPQEVITQHIIPLYKKLLQIEAASGVEFSEKYLIGFLEEKKRSYVEYIKELIYEHEKGQAKFSQYVAEEEEEEEERGFFRRLFNR; via the coding sequence ATGAATCAAGAAAATCAGCTGAGAAACCAAGTTACAGTTATCGATAAAGAAGTCTCGTGGGATAAAACTCAGGTTATTATGAGTAAAACAAATGCTTTTGGCATAATTGAATATGCAAATGAGACATTTGTTGATGTTTCGGGTTATGAAGATTACGAATTAATGGGACAACCACACAATATTATTCGTCATCCTGATATGCCAAAAGTTATTTTTAAAGTGCTTTGGGAGAATCTTAAAGCTGGAAAAAATTTCCACGCAATTGTAAAAAATCTAGCCAAATCAGGTAGATATTATTGGGTTATCACTGATTTTGAAATCGCTAAAGATGAAAACGGTGTAATTGTTAATTATTTTGGACGAAGACAATCTGTTCCGCAAGAAGTAATCACGCAACATATTATTCCTTTATATAAGAAGTTATTGCAAATTGAAGCGGCAAGCGGAGTTGAGTTTAGCGAAAAATATTTGATTGGCTTTCTCGAAGAAAAAAAGAGAAGTTATGTCGAATATATTAAGGAGTTGATTTATGAACACGAAAAAGGTCAGGCAAAGTTTTCTCAATATGTAGCAGAAGAGGAGGAGGAAGAAGAGGAAAGAGGTTTTTTCAGAAGGTTATTTAATAGATAG
- the ruvX gene encoding Holliday junction resolvase RuvX → MPRILSIDYGQKRTGIAVTDEMQIIASGLTTIPTATVIDFLKDYFAKEKVETVLIGEPKQMNGEPSQSASIIKGFVTHFSNIFPDMKVVRVDERFTSKMAFQTMIDSGLSKKQRQNKGLIDEISATIMLQDYLSSKRF, encoded by the coding sequence ATGCCAAGAATTCTCTCTATAGACTACGGACAAAAACGTACCGGAATTGCCGTTACTGACGAAATGCAAATTATAGCTTCGGGTTTGACAACGATTCCTACGGCGACTGTAATCGATTTTTTGAAAGATTATTTTGCTAAAGAAAAAGTCGAGACGGTTTTAATTGGTGAACCTAAACAAATGAACGGCGAACCTTCGCAAAGTGCTTCAATCATTAAAGGTTTTGTGACTCATTTTTCTAATATTTTTCCGGATATGAAAGTCGTTCGTGTAGATGAACGATTTACTTCAAAGATGGCTTTTCAAACGATGATCGATAGCGGACTGAGTAAAAAGCAGCGTCAAAATAAAGGATTAATTGACGAAATTTCGGCTACAATAATGCTTCAGGATTATCTTTCTTCAAAACGTTTTTAA
- a CDS encoding malate:quinone oxidoreductase, with protein sequence MPDETIRSNSEVVLIGAGIMSATLGVILKELQPDIKIEIYERLDVAAAESSDAWNNAGTGHSAFCELNYTPEKADGSIDPKKAISIAESFEISRQFWSYLVQENKVPSPDNFIKSVPHMSFVWGEKNVEYLKKRFEALQSNPIFSQMEFSSDFEKLKEWMPLVMEGREETEKLAATHMEIGTDVNFGALTRSMFNYLEKLDGVKLYFNHEVEKLKQREDKTWRIKITDIATGQKRKAYTKFVFIGAGGGSLPLLEKANVPEGNGYGGFPVSGQWLKCTNPEVIAKHQAKVYGKASVGAPPMSVPHIDTRVIDGEKALLFGPFAGFSTRFLKNGSYLDLPLSIKANNLIPMLSAGFHNIPLTKYLIEQVRQSPKDRMKALREYLPSARSKDWKLEKAGQRVQVIKKDEKEGGVLEFGTEVINTHDGTLAVLLGASPGASTAVAIMIDLVSRCFTDQIKTPEWEAKMKNMIPSYGQTLNDKPELLAELRKHTSEVLKLRNY encoded by the coding sequence ATGCCTGACGAAACAATACGTTCTAATAGTGAAGTAGTACTCATTGGAGCGGGAATTATGAGTGCCACTCTTGGAGTAATTTTGAAAGAATTACAACCTGACATAAAAATTGAAATTTACGAAAGATTAGATGTTGCTGCTGCCGAAAGCTCTGATGCTTGGAATAATGCAGGAACGGGACATTCAGCTTTCTGTGAGCTAAATTACACTCCGGAAAAGGCTGACGGAAGTATTGATCCAAAAAAAGCAATAAGTATAGCAGAATCTTTTGAGATTTCTCGCCAATTCTGGTCTTATCTAGTTCAGGAAAATAAAGTGCCATCTCCAGATAATTTTATTAAAAGTGTTCCTCACATGAGTTTCGTTTGGGGAGAAAAAAATGTTGAGTATCTTAAAAAGAGATTCGAAGCGTTGCAAAGCAATCCAATTTTTTCTCAAATGGAATTTAGTTCTGATTTTGAAAAACTAAAAGAATGGATGCCACTTGTAATGGAAGGCAGAGAAGAGACTGAGAAATTAGCTGCTACTCACATGGAAATTGGTACCGATGTTAATTTTGGAGCTTTAACCAGAAGCATGTTTAATTATTTAGAGAAGCTTGATGGTGTTAAGTTGTATTTTAATCATGAAGTTGAAAAATTAAAACAACGCGAAGATAAAACGTGGAGAATTAAGATAACTGATATCGCAACAGGTCAAAAACGAAAAGCTTATACTAAATTTGTTTTCATTGGTGCTGGTGGAGGTTCTTTGCCTTTATTAGAAAAAGCAAACGTTCCGGAAGGAAACGGTTACGGAGGTTTCCCTGTAAGCGGACAATGGTTGAAATGTACAAATCCGGAAGTTATTGCTAAACATCAGGCAAAAGTTTACGGAAAAGCAAGTGTTGGAGCGCCTCCAATGTCTGTTCCTCATATTGATACTCGTGTAATTGATGGAGAAAAAGCGTTGCTTTTTGGACCTTTTGCAGGATTTTCGACTCGTTTCTTAAAAAATGGTTCTTATTTAGATTTACCATTATCTATAAAAGCAAACAATTTAATTCCGATGTTATCAGCGGGATTCCATAATATTCCATTGACTAAATATTTAATCGAGCAAGTACGTCAATCTCCAAAAGACAGAATGAAAGCTTTACGCGAATATTTACCATCGGCACGTTCTAAAGACTGGAAATTGGAAAAAGCAGGACAACGTGTTCAGGTGATTAAAAAAGATGAAAAAGAAGGTGGAGTTTTAGAATTTGGTACTGAGGTTATCAATACGCATGACGGAACTTTAGCAGTATTATTAGGAGCTTCTCCGGGAGCATCGACTGCAGTTGCAATTATGATTGATTTGGTAAGCAGATGTTTTACAGACCAAATTAAAACGCCGGAATGGGAAGCAAAAATGAAAAATATGATTCCTTCTTACGGACAAACTTTAAATGATAAACCGGAGCTTTTAGCAGAACTTAGAAAACATACTTCTGAAGTTTTGAAATTAAGAAATTACTAA